A DNA window from Taeniopygia guttata chromosome 8, bTaeGut7.mat, whole genome shotgun sequence contains the following coding sequences:
- the LOC100231450 gene encoding P-selectin isoform X5 — protein MGTAEGLRSAGRTWTLGSCGTYLGIAAITWGMVLWVEVDAWTYHYSDQGDYTWEQARNFCQTFFTDLVAIQNQQEIEYLNKSLPYHGRYYWIGIRKLGSTWTWVGTQKALSKEAENWAEGEPNNRRSNQDCVEIYIQRPQQSGKWNDEPCNRKKKALCYRASCQPFSCSQRGECVETIGSYRCECYPGFHGPECADVLQCAKLEPKGVPMNCSHPYGDFSYNSTCEFGCHKGFERQGAGVLRCLPSQEWSANIPTCTAVTCPVLRAPDQGEMNCSHLHGDFSFGSTCAFSCQKGFVLMGPESRECTATGIWTGDATRCEATACPVLSAPDQGEMNCSHLHGDFTFGSTCAFSCQKGFVLMGPESRECTATGIWTGDATRCEAISCPVLSAPDQGEMRCSQLHGNFTYGSMCAFSCQTGFALVGLQSRECTALGTWTGDTPHCEAISCPVLSAPDQGEMRCSHLHGNFTYGSMCAFSCQTGFVLVGLQSRECTALGTWTGDTPHCEAITCPVLRAPDQGELNCSHLHGDFTFGSSCAFSCQTGFVLIGSDSRKCTATETWTGDAPRCEAIKCSALTTPKMGQATCFHLHGDFTFGSTCAFSCQVGFVLMGSESRECTALGTWTGNPTHCKAISCPVLSPPSRGQLSCSHVHGNFTYNSTCTFSCEEGFVRMGAEMLQCEATGNWTRDPPVCAEDGAFLKQVLAYSSSSALAVAGLVLSGGLIALLAKRLSDREEKRKLLKPTSDLGAPGTFTNAAYDANL, from the exons ATG ggcactgctgagggaCTGCGATCTGCTGGGAGGACATGGACTCTGGGCTCTTGTGGCACCTACCTGGGCATCGCTGCCATTACATGGG GGATGGTGCTGTGGGTGGAGGTGGATGCCTGGACTTACCACTACAGTGACCAAGGGGACTACACGTGGGAGCAGGCCAGGAATTTCTGCCAGACCTTCTTTACTGACCTGGTGGCAATCCAGAACCAGCAGGAGATCGAGTACCTCAACAAGAGTCTACCCTACCATGGGCGCTACTACTGGATTGGCATTCGCAAGCTGGGCAGTACCTGGACCTGGGTGGGCACCCAGAAGGCGCTGTCCAAGGAGGCAGAGAACTGGGCCGAGGGGGAGCCCAACAACCGCCGCTCCAACCAGGACTGCGTGGAGATCTACATCCAGCGGCCACAGCAGTCCGGCAAGTGGAACGATGAGCCCTGCAACCGGAAGAAAAAGGCACTGTGCTACCGGG cctcctgccagccctTCTCGTGCAGCCAGCGTGGCGAGTGCGTTGAGACCATTGGGAGCTACCGCTGCGAGTGCTACCCTGGCTTCCACGGCCCTGAGTGCGCAGATG TTCTGCAGTGTGCCAAGCTGGAGCCCAAGGGAGTGCCCATGAACTGCAGCCATCCCTACGGAGACTTCAGCTACAACTCCACCTGCGAGTTTGGGTGCCACAAGGGGTTTGAGCGGCAAGGGGCGGGTGTGCTGCGGTGCCTGCCTTCCCAGGAGTGGTCAGCAAACATTCCCACCTGCACAG CTGTCACCTGCCCAGTGCTCAGAGCACCAGACCAGGGAGAGATGAACTGCTCCCACCTCCATGGGGACTTCAGCTTTGGCTCCACATGTGCCTTCTCCTGCCAGAAGGGGTTTGTGCTGATGGGGCCAGAGAGCCGTGAGTGCACAGCCACAGGGATCTGGACAGGGGATGCAACAAGATGTGAAG CCACTGCCTGTCCAGTGCTCAGTGCTCCAGACCAGGGGGAGATGAACTGCTCCCACCTCCATGGGGACTTCACCTTTGGCTCCACATGTGCCTTCTCCTGCCAGAAGGGGTTTGTGCTGATGGGGCCAGAGAGCCGTGAGTGCACAGCCACAGGGATCTGGACAGGGGATGCAACAAGATGTGAAG CCATCAGCTGCCCGGTGCTCAGTGCTCCAGACCAGGGAGAGATgcgctgctcccagctccatggCAATTTCACCTATGGATCCATGTGTGCCTTCTCCTGCCAGACAGGATTTGCCTTGGTGGGTCTGCAGAGCCGTGAGTGCACAGCCTTGGGGACCTGGACTGGGGACACACCACACTGTGAAG CCATCAGCTGCCCAGTGCTCAGTGCTCCAGACCAGGGAGAGATGCGCTGCTCCCACCTCCATGGCAATTTCACCTATGGATCCATGTGTGCCTTCTCCTGCCAGACAGGATTTGTCTtggtggggctgcagagccGTGAGTGCACAGCCTTGGGGACCTGGACTGGGGACACACCACACTGTGAAG ctaTTACGTGCCCGGTGCTCAGAGCTCCAGACCAGGGAGAGCTGAACTGCTCCCACCTCCATGGAGACTTTACCTTTGGCTCCTCGTGTGCCTTTTCCTGCCAGACAGGGTTTGTGCTGATTGGGTCAGACAGTCGCAAGTGCACAGCCACAGAGACATGGACAGGGGATGCCCCACGCTGTGAAG CCATCAAATGCTCAGCACTGACCACCCCCAAGATGGGCCAGGCCACCTGCTTCCATCTCCATGGGGACTTCACCTTTGGCTCCACGTGTGCCTTCTCCTGCCAGGTGGGGTTTGTGCTGATGGGGTCAGAGAGCCGTGAGTGCACAGCTCTGGGGACCTGGACTGGGAACCCCACACATTGCAAAG CCATCAGCTGCCCAGTGTTGTCCCCCCCCAGCAGAGGCCAACTCAGCTGCTCTCATGTGCACGGGAACTTCACCTACAACTCCACATGCACCTTTTCCTGTGAGGAGGGGTTTGTTCGGATGggagcagagatgctccagtgTGAGGCCACGGGGAACTGGACCAGGGATCCCCCTGTCTGTGCAG AGGATGGTGCCTTCCTAAAGCAAGTCCTGGCTTACAGCAGCAGCTCGGCTCTGGCAGTAGCTGGTCTTGTGCTCTCTGGAGGGCTCATTGCCCTCCTTGCCAAGAGGCTCAGTGACAGAG aggagaagaggaagctTCTGAAACCCACCAG TGACCTGGGAGCACCAGGCACCTTCACCAATGCAGCATATGATGCCAACCTGTGA
- the LOC100231450 gene encoding P-selectin isoform X3 gives MGTAEGLRSAGRTWTLGSCGTYLGIAAITWGMVLWVEVDAWTYHYSDQGDYTWEQARNFCQTFFTDLVAIQNQQEIEYLNKSLPYHGRYYWIGIRKLGSTWTWVGTQKALSKEAENWAEGEPNNRRSNQDCVEIYIQRPQQSGKWNDEPCNRKKKALCYRASCQPFSCSQRGECVETIGSYRCECYPGFHGPECADVLQCAKLEPKGVPMNCSHPYGDFSYNSTCEFGCHKGFERQGAGVLRCLPSQEWSANIPTCTAVTCPVLRAPDQGEMNCSHLHGDFSFGSTCAFSCQKGFVLMGPESRECTATGIWTGDATRCEATACPVLSAPDQGEMNCSHLHGDFTFGSTCAFSCQKGFVLMGPESRECTATGIWTGDATRCEAISCPVLSAPDQGEMRCSQLHGNFTYGSMCAFSCQTGFALVGLQSRECTALGTWTGDTPHCEAVTCPVLRAPDQGEMNCSHLHGDFTFGSTCAFSCQKGFVLMGPESRECTATGIWTGDATRCEAISCPVLSAPDQGEMRCSHLHGNFTYGSMCAFSCQTGFVLVGLQSRECTALGTWTGDTPHCEAITCPVLRAPDQGELNCSHLHGDFTFGSSCAFSCQTGFVLIGSDSRKCTATETWTGDAPRCEAIKCSALTTPKMGQATCFHLHGDFTFGSTCAFSCQVGFVLMGSESRECTALGTWTGNPTHCKAISCPVLSPPSRGQLSCSHVHGNFTYNSTCTFSCEEGFVRMGAEMLQCEATGNWTRDPPVCAEDGAFLKQVLAYSSSSALAVAGLVLSGGLIALLAKRLSDREEKRKLLKPTSDLGAPGTFTNAAYDANL, from the exons ATG ggcactgctgagggaCTGCGATCTGCTGGGAGGACATGGACTCTGGGCTCTTGTGGCACCTACCTGGGCATCGCTGCCATTACATGGG GGATGGTGCTGTGGGTGGAGGTGGATGCCTGGACTTACCACTACAGTGACCAAGGGGACTACACGTGGGAGCAGGCCAGGAATTTCTGCCAGACCTTCTTTACTGACCTGGTGGCAATCCAGAACCAGCAGGAGATCGAGTACCTCAACAAGAGTCTACCCTACCATGGGCGCTACTACTGGATTGGCATTCGCAAGCTGGGCAGTACCTGGACCTGGGTGGGCACCCAGAAGGCGCTGTCCAAGGAGGCAGAGAACTGGGCCGAGGGGGAGCCCAACAACCGCCGCTCCAACCAGGACTGCGTGGAGATCTACATCCAGCGGCCACAGCAGTCCGGCAAGTGGAACGATGAGCCCTGCAACCGGAAGAAAAAGGCACTGTGCTACCGGG cctcctgccagccctTCTCGTGCAGCCAGCGTGGCGAGTGCGTTGAGACCATTGGGAGCTACCGCTGCGAGTGCTACCCTGGCTTCCACGGCCCTGAGTGCGCAGATG TTCTGCAGTGTGCCAAGCTGGAGCCCAAGGGAGTGCCCATGAACTGCAGCCATCCCTACGGAGACTTCAGCTACAACTCCACCTGCGAGTTTGGGTGCCACAAGGGGTTTGAGCGGCAAGGGGCGGGTGTGCTGCGGTGCCTGCCTTCCCAGGAGTGGTCAGCAAACATTCCCACCTGCACAG CTGTCACCTGCCCAGTGCTCAGAGCACCAGACCAGGGAGAGATGAACTGCTCCCACCTCCATGGGGACTTCAGCTTTGGCTCCACATGTGCCTTCTCCTGCCAGAAGGGGTTTGTGCTGATGGGGCCAGAGAGCCGTGAGTGCACAGCCACAGGGATCTGGACAGGGGATGCAACAAGATGTGAAG CCACTGCCTGTCCAGTGCTCAGTGCTCCAGACCAGGGGGAGATGAACTGCTCCCACCTCCATGGGGACTTCACCTTTGGCTCCACATGTGCCTTCTCCTGCCAGAAGGGGTTTGTGCTGATGGGGCCAGAGAGCCGTGAGTGCACAGCCACAGGGATCTGGACAGGGGATGCAACAAGATGTGAAG CCATCAGCTGCCCGGTGCTCAGTGCTCCAGACCAGGGAGAGATgcgctgctcccagctccatggCAATTTCACCTATGGATCCATGTGTGCCTTCTCCTGCCAGACAGGATTTGCCTTGGTGGGTCTGCAGAGCCGTGAGTGCACAGCCTTGGGGACCTGGACTGGGGACACACCACACTGTGAAG CCGTTACCTGTCCAGTGCTCAGAGCACCAGACCAGGGAGAGATGAACTGCTCCCACCTCCATGGGGACTTCACCTTTGGCTCCACATGTGCCTTCTCCTGCCAGAAGGGGTTTGTGCTGATGGGGCCAGAGAGCCGTGAGTGCACAGCCACAGGGATCTGGACAGGGGATGCAACAAGATGTGAAG CCATCAGCTGCCCAGTGCTCAGTGCTCCAGACCAGGGAGAGATGCGCTGCTCCCACCTCCATGGCAATTTCACCTATGGATCCATGTGTGCCTTCTCCTGCCAGACAGGATTTGTCTtggtggggctgcagagccGTGAGTGCACAGCCTTGGGGACCTGGACTGGGGACACACCACACTGTGAAG ctaTTACGTGCCCGGTGCTCAGAGCTCCAGACCAGGGAGAGCTGAACTGCTCCCACCTCCATGGAGACTTTACCTTTGGCTCCTCGTGTGCCTTTTCCTGCCAGACAGGGTTTGTGCTGATTGGGTCAGACAGTCGCAAGTGCACAGCCACAGAGACATGGACAGGGGATGCCCCACGCTGTGAAG CCATCAAATGCTCAGCACTGACCACCCCCAAGATGGGCCAGGCCACCTGCTTCCATCTCCATGGGGACTTCACCTTTGGCTCCACGTGTGCCTTCTCCTGCCAGGTGGGGTTTGTGCTGATGGGGTCAGAGAGCCGTGAGTGCACAGCTCTGGGGACCTGGACTGGGAACCCCACACATTGCAAAG CCATCAGCTGCCCAGTGTTGTCCCCCCCCAGCAGAGGCCAACTCAGCTGCTCTCATGTGCACGGGAACTTCACCTACAACTCCACATGCACCTTTTCCTGTGAGGAGGGGTTTGTTCGGATGggagcagagatgctccagtgTGAGGCCACGGGGAACTGGACCAGGGATCCCCCTGTCTGTGCAG AGGATGGTGCCTTCCTAAAGCAAGTCCTGGCTTACAGCAGCAGCTCGGCTCTGGCAGTAGCTGGTCTTGTGCTCTCTGGAGGGCTCATTGCCCTCCTTGCCAAGAGGCTCAGTGACAGAG aggagaagaggaagctTCTGAAACCCACCAG TGACCTGGGAGCACCAGGCACCTTCACCAATGCAGCATATGATGCCAACCTGTGA